The proteins below come from a single Cylindrospermopsis raciborskii Cr2010 genomic window:
- a CDS encoding 2Fe-2S iron-sulfur cluster-binding protein: MTQTFHVEINHQGKKYNLEVPSDETILSAAEQARLDLPSSCHAGVCTTCAALITEGTVDQSDGMGVGMELQAQGYALLCVAKPLSNLKIETEKEDVVYQKQFGTAN, translated from the coding sequence ATGACCCAAACCTTCCACGTAGAAATCAACCATCAAGGGAAAAAGTATAATTTAGAAGTTCCTAGCGATGAAACTATACTATCTGCTGCTGAACAAGCAAGACTAGACCTACCTTCTTCCTGCCACGCAGGAGTATGTACCACTTGTGCGGCTTTAATTACAGAAGGGACTGTTGATCAATCAGATGGTATGGGTGTGGGAATGGAACTTCAAGCACAAGGTTATGCTTTGCTTTGTGTCGCTAAACCTCTTTCAAACCTAAAAATTGAAACCGAAAAGGAAGATGTGGTCTATCAAAAGCAATTTGGTACAGCCAACTAA
- a CDS encoding ParM/StbA family protein gives MTEPTPAANPINLAAVPMNSGISKQTVSSIGLTHKPTSSSGKNILSVDLGRTSTKTCVSREPGTVAFIPANVKHMSTEEIRSGVFEGKTADPIIDLWLEYQGSGYAVGQLAADFGANLGVGKSKVEDALVKVLAAVGYFKLQGEISVVLGLPFLSLEQFEKEKAQLVSLLTGPHTVKFRGESLLISITKVWVMPEGYGSLLWTESQPNKSPLVPDLTTISVGIVDIGHQTIDLIMVDNFRFARGLSQSEDFAMSEFYQRVAGEIEGADSQSLALISAVNKPKGERFYRPKGATKPTNLDDFLPNLTEQFSREICSRVLAWLPDRVTDVIITGGGGEFFWADIQRLLKEARINAYLAAPSREANALGQYLYGEAQLSTSRVANQ, from the coding sequence ATGACAGAACCAACCCCCGCAGCTAATCCAATTAATTTGGCCGCTGTGCCTATGAATAGTGGTATCAGCAAACAAACTGTATCCAGCATCGGCCTTACTCACAAGCCAACCAGTAGTTCTGGGAAAAATATCCTCAGTGTTGATTTGGGTAGAACCTCTACTAAAACCTGTGTCAGTCGCGAACCTGGAACTGTAGCTTTTATTCCCGCCAATGTTAAGCACATGTCCACTGAAGAGATACGCAGTGGTGTATTTGAAGGTAAAACTGCCGATCCCATAATAGATTTGTGGTTGGAATATCAAGGAAGTGGTTATGCAGTCGGTCAATTGGCAGCAGACTTTGGTGCCAATCTAGGGGTTGGCAAATCCAAGGTGGAAGATGCTCTGGTAAAAGTGTTAGCTGCTGTTGGTTACTTCAAATTACAAGGCGAAATTTCCGTGGTTTTGGGTCTACCCTTCCTCTCCTTAGAACAATTTGAAAAAGAAAAAGCACAGTTAGTTAGCTTATTGACTGGTCCGCATACTGTTAAGTTTCGGGGTGAATCCTTACTTATTAGTATCACTAAGGTCTGGGTAATGCCAGAGGGTTATGGTAGTCTCCTGTGGACAGAATCTCAACCAAATAAGAGTCCATTAGTTCCAGATTTAACTACAATTTCCGTGGGAATTGTGGATATTGGTCATCAAACCATTGACCTAATCATGGTTGATAACTTCCGTTTTGCCCGAGGTCTTTCCCAAAGTGAAGATTTTGCCATGAGTGAGTTCTATCAGAGAGTTGCAGGTGAAATCGAGGGTGCTGATAGTCAGTCCTTAGCACTTATTTCTGCTGTGAACAAACCAAAAGGTGAACGTTTCTATCGTCCTAAAGGTGCTACTAAGCCAACTAACCTGGATGATTTCCTCCCCAACTTGACAGAGCAGTTTTCTAGAGAAATTTGCTCTCGTGTGTTAGCTTGGTTACCAGACCGGGTGACCGATGTAATTATCACCGGTGGTGGCGGCGAGTTCTTCTGGGCGGATATCCAAAGATTGCTCAAAGAGGCTAGAATTAATGCTTATTTAGCCGCTCCCTCTCGTGAAGCTAATGCTTTGGGACAATATCTTTATGGTGAAGCCCAATTATCTACTAGTCGGGTTGCTAACCAATAA
- the queC gene encoding 7-cyano-7-deazaguanine synthase QueC, whose amino-acid sequence MKAVILLSGGLDSSTVLYQARADGYECYAISFDYHQRHRRELQSAMSIAQSLGVVEHQLVTFDLRSWGGSALTDNSIPVPHNRPLDQMSESIPITYVPARNTIFLSFGLAYAEAIRAERVYIGVNALDYSGYPDCRPDYIHAMQEVFRLGTKQGREGKPIDIIAPLINLTKTQIIQLGNRLGVPWELTWSCYSGGEHPCGVCDSCQLRWAAFHELGLKDPGV is encoded by the coding sequence ATGAAGGCTGTAATTCTTTTGTCCGGAGGTTTGGATTCCTCTACGGTCTTATATCAGGCTCGTGCAGATGGTTATGAATGCTATGCTATTTCTTTTGATTATCACCAGCGACATCGGCGCGAGTTACAATCAGCTATGTCTATCGCCCAATCCCTAGGAGTGGTTGAACATCAACTGGTCACTTTTGATTTACGTTCTTGGGGGGGATCAGCTTTAACTGATAATTCCATCCCTGTTCCTCATAATCGTCCCCTAGACCAAATGTCGGAGTCTATTCCCATAACCTATGTCCCCGCTCGGAATACCATTTTTTTGAGCTTTGGTCTCGCCTATGCTGAAGCAATTAGGGCTGAACGGGTATATATAGGTGTTAACGCTTTAGATTATTCTGGCTATCCTGACTGTCGTCCTGATTATATCCACGCCATGCAGGAGGTGTTCCGTCTTGGAACTAAACAGGGTCGGGAAGGAAAACCTATTGATATTATCGCACCCCTGATCAATCTGACTAAGACCCAAATTATCCAGTTGGGTAACCGCTTAGGTGTACCCTGGGAATTAACTTGGTCTTGTTATAGTGGTGGGGAACACCCCTGTGGTGTCTGTGACTCCTGTCAGTTACGTTGGGCAGCTTTCCATGAATTGGGTCTAAAGGACCCAGGTGTGTAG
- a CDS encoding DedA family protein, whose amino-acid sequence MLEWITNTINSLGYIGVAMLMFLENLFPPIPSELIMPLAGFTASPYQPGGAKLNIIGVFFSGLVGSALGALIWYYPGRLLQEQQLKKLAKKYGKWLAISSDDIDKAKTWFNRQGSKAVLIGRLVPGIRTLISIPAGMANMPMLPFLLYTTLGSALWVGFLTYSGYLLGTQYKLVEKYIDPISKIVLVGILVLFFLWVFKRKGQHTR is encoded by the coding sequence ATGCTCGAATGGATTACTAACACAATTAACTCTCTAGGATATATAGGCGTTGCTATGCTGATGTTCCTAGAAAATCTGTTTCCTCCCATCCCCTCGGAACTGATTATGCCATTGGCCGGATTTACAGCCAGTCCCTATCAACCAGGAGGAGCAAAACTGAATATAATTGGTGTGTTTTTTTCAGGACTAGTGGGTTCAGCACTTGGTGCTCTAATCTGGTATTATCCAGGTAGGTTGTTACAAGAACAACAGTTGAAAAAACTGGCTAAAAAATATGGTAAGTGGTTGGCTATATCTAGCGATGATATTGACAAGGCTAAAACCTGGTTTAATAGACAGGGTAGCAAAGCAGTTCTTATAGGTCGTTTAGTACCAGGAATTCGCACCTTGATTTCCATCCCTGCTGGAATGGCCAACATGCCCATGTTACCCTTTTTGCTATATACTACCCTTGGTAGTGCACTGTGGGTTGGCTTTTTGACATATTCTGGATACCTCTTGGGAACCCAGTATAAACTTGTGGAAAAATACATAGACCCCATATCAAAAATTGTTTTGGTTGGTATATTGGTATTATTTTTCCTTTGGGTATTTAAGCGCAAAGGTCAACATACTCGATAA
- a CDS encoding CPBP family intramembrane glutamic endopeptidase, which yields MVEQQKQEPDIPELSRTQVLIAMGITAIILWTVAKLWLGFGDVILFRLYWQPTHLVWGLGLGLSITIFSSVAYRISSDYRESADYYLRMVLKPLVLPDLIWLGLLPGLSEELLFRGVMLPALGADNVAVIISSLCFGVLHLTGAKQWPYVVWATIIGIVLSYGALWSGNLLLPIVAHTSTNWLASYLWKRWQMAT from the coding sequence GTGGTAGAGCAACAAAAACAAGAACCAGATATTCCAGAGCTTTCACGCACCCAAGTTCTAATAGCAATGGGAATAACAGCCATTATCCTATGGACAGTTGCCAAACTGTGGTTAGGGTTTGGAGACGTTATTCTGTTTAGGTTGTACTGGCAACCTACACACTTAGTTTGGGGTTTAGGATTGGGTTTGAGCATCACCATTTTCAGTAGTGTAGCCTATCGAATTTCTTCCGATTATCGTGAAAGTGCTGATTATTACCTTCGTATGGTACTTAAACCCTTAGTTTTACCTGACTTAATATGGTTAGGACTGCTGCCCGGTTTAAGCGAAGAATTGTTATTTCGTGGTGTAATGCTACCCGCTTTAGGAGCAGATAATGTAGCCGTGATAATTTCCAGTCTTTGTTTTGGAGTTCTGCACCTCACTGGTGCCAAACAGTGGCCCTACGTGGTGTGGGCCACAATTATCGGCATAGTTTTATCCTATGGTGCCCTATGGAGTGGTAACTTACTATTACCCATTGTGGCGCACACTTCCACAAATTGGTTGGCTAGTTATTTGTGGAAAAGATGGCAAATGGCAACATAG
- a CDS encoding Gfo/Idh/MocA family protein encodes MSVAEPNLYSQRTQPRAIRMGVIGVGNMGQHHARLLSSMKDVELVGVSDINVERGIETASRYKVRFFEEYCDLLPHVDAVCIVVPTRLHYAVGINCLLAGIHVLIEKPIAASIPEAESLVNAAAQSQCILQVGHIERFNPAFRELSQVLKTEEVLALESHRMSPYSSRANDVSVVLDLMIHDIDLLLELAGSSVVKLTANGTRSLDSGYLDYVTATLGFANGIVATLTASKVTHRKIRHIVAHCKNSFTEADFLNNEIFIHRQNTNPQNDRQTLYRQDGIIEKVYTSNIQPLSAELEHFVNCVRGGNQPSVGGEQALKALRLASLIEQMALEERVWNPLEWQTESVSQSLTSSV; translated from the coding sequence ATATCAGTTGCGGAACCGAACCTATACTCACAACGCACCCAACCGCGTGCAATTCGCATGGGGGTGATTGGGGTGGGTAACATGGGTCAACATCATGCCCGGTTGCTCAGTTCTATGAAAGATGTGGAGCTAGTGGGGGTTTCTGATATTAACGTGGAGAGAGGAATAGAAACTGCCAGTAGATATAAAGTTAGATTTTTTGAAGAATACTGTGATTTATTACCCCATGTAGATGCTGTTTGTATTGTGGTTCCAACGAGACTCCATTATGCCGTAGGCATTAACTGCTTGCTTGCTGGAATACACGTACTAATTGAAAAACCTATTGCCGCGAGCATTCCTGAAGCAGAATCTCTAGTAAATGCTGCCGCCCAGTCCCAATGTATTTTACAGGTAGGACACATTGAGCGATTTAACCCAGCTTTTAGAGAACTAAGCCAGGTGTTGAAGACCGAAGAGGTTTTAGCACTAGAGTCCCATAGGATGAGCCCCTATTCAAGTCGGGCTAATGATGTATCAGTGGTACTAGACCTAATGATACATGACATAGACTTGCTGTTGGAGTTAGCTGGTTCATCAGTGGTCAAATTAACAGCTAATGGCACACGTTCCCTAGATTCAGGATATTTAGATTACGTCACTGCTACCCTAGGGTTTGCCAATGGCATTGTGGCCACTCTCACAGCTAGTAAGGTCACCCACCGAAAAATTCGCCACATCGTCGCTCATTGCAAAAATTCATTTACAGAAGCTGATTTTCTCAACAATGAAATTTTTATTCATCGACAAAATACCAATCCCCAGAACGACCGTCAGACTCTTTATAGACAAGATGGCATCATAGAAAAAGTCTATACTAGTAACATTCAACCCTTAAGTGCCGAGTTGGAACATTTTGTCAACTGTGTACGTGGAGGTAATCAGCCCTCCGTGGGTGGTGAACAAGCTCTAAAAGCTTTGAGACTGGCCAGCTTAATTGAGCAAATGGCCCTGGAAGAAAGAGTTTGGAATCCGTTAGAATGGCAGACTGAATCTGTGTCCCAATCCCTAACCTCTAGCGTTTAG
- a CDS encoding DUF3326 domain-containing protein — protein sequence MQRPYTAILIIPTGIGATIGGYAGDAIPLARVMSQVCDRLITHPNVLNGASLYWNISNSYYVEGYGLDKFASGEWGLRPVRSNRIGVILDKAIEPDLMLRHLQTVDGARATLGLNIVDSIVTDTSLGVEIGISTSGISWGTISNPDSLLRAAAKLVTTEKVEAIAVVGRFPDTMEGEEKYRQGKGVDPIAGAEAVISHLLVRTFKIPCAHAPALATSPPELDLSPLAAAEEIGYTYMPSVLVGLSRAPQFITSEKNKSLPGDIWVEEIDAVISPAGACGSSLLMSLSQIQCQIVTVTGNETLITVPAASLGIKSTQVSSYLEAIGVLAAHKAGVDPQALLRE from the coding sequence ATGCAACGCCCATACACCGCAATTCTTATTATACCAACCGGTATAGGCGCTACTATTGGTGGTTATGCAGGTGATGCCATACCCTTAGCTAGGGTCATGTCACAGGTATGCGATCGCCTGATCACCCATCCCAACGTACTAAATGGTGCAAGTCTATACTGGAATATATCTAATTCCTACTATGTAGAGGGATACGGTTTAGATAAGTTTGCCTCTGGAGAGTGGGGACTGCGCCCAGTGCGTAGTAATAGAATAGGGGTAATTTTAGACAAAGCCATAGAGCCGGATTTGATGCTGCGGCACTTACAAACGGTGGATGGGGCCAGAGCAACCCTAGGTTTAAACATTGTAGACAGTATAGTTACGGATACTTCACTAGGGGTAGAAATAGGTATATCAACCTCTGGAATAAGTTGGGGAACTATATCTAACCCAGATAGTTTGTTGCGGGCGGCGGCAAAATTGGTAACCACAGAAAAAGTAGAAGCCATAGCAGTAGTGGGGAGATTTCCTGATACTATGGAAGGGGAAGAAAAATATCGTCAGGGAAAGGGGGTAGACCCAATAGCAGGTGCTGAAGCTGTAATTAGCCATTTATTGGTGCGAACCTTTAAAATTCCTTGCGCCCATGCTCCAGCTTTAGCAACATCCCCACCCGAATTGGATTTATCACCTCTTGCAGCTGCTGAAGAAATAGGTTATACTTATATGCCATCTGTTTTAGTGGGTCTGAGTCGTGCACCCCAATTTATTACCAGTGAAAAAAACAAAAGTTTACCTGGGGATATTTGGGTAGAGGAGATTGACGCTGTCATATCACCTGCGGGTGCTTGTGGTAGTAGTCTGCTCATGAGCTTAAGTCAAATACAGTGTCAAATAGTCACGGTTACAGGCAATGAGACACTGATCACCGTACCGGCTGCATCTTTAGGAATCAAATCTACACAAGTATCCTCTTACTTAGAGGCAATAGGTGTATTGGCGGCTCATAAAGCGGGAGTAGATCCTCAAGCATTATTAAGAGAATAA